The proteins below come from a single Xyrauchen texanus isolate HMW12.3.18 chromosome 3, RBS_HiC_50CHRs, whole genome shotgun sequence genomic window:
- the inpp5e gene encoding phosphatidylinositol polyphosphate 5-phosphatase type IV, whose translation MTEHGETIVPFKPTELSSGEPACKTDITGVSVYPRKEKSDQEELRDVKKQYDGPTVIHNEHKETKHCPDQPQPSSLPKPLGLAMGGRNITFDEKVRGRRLRNSQESLTDPGETGSSTDSLKEDVSAPESSSPLGFKNGQSLMSGHPPIEMPPFSNWTGNFSETEVSSQDLCDLNKEHLRPSKIILSPLQSTDMNPPLEHSVDSMSLRAANRIDRDCLDYSVVGRRGRSERLQRNLSDSGLLETMVSDSTSVHSMKSTYSVLNPIRPRDVRNRSFLEGSVLGNGALLGAEELDRYFPERRLGIYIATWNMQGEKGLPYNLDDLLLPTDTDFAQDVYVIGVQEGCPDRREWEIRLQEALGPYYVMLYAAAHGVLYLTVFVRRDLIWFCSEVEHATVTTRIISQIKTKGAVGVGFTFFGTSFLFITSHFTSGDSKLYERILDYNKIIEALALPRNLPDTNPYRSTNSDVTTRFDEVFWFGDFNFRLNKDRGEVDAILNQVVGADMSPLLQHDQLSKEMKEGSIFKGFQEAPIHFPPTYKFDIGCDVYDTTTKQRTPSYTDRIIYRNRQADDIKVVKYNSCSSIKTSDHRPVIGMFQVKLRPGRDNIPLGAGLFDRSLYLEGIKRRITRELKKREAAMKNQNNSTVCTIS comes from the exons ATGACTGAGCATGGAGAGACCATTGTCCCATTTAAACCCACAGAGCTCAGTTCAGGAGAACCAGCTTGCAAAACTGATATCACTGGTGTAAGTGTATACCCAAGGAAAGAGAAGAGCGACCAAGAGGAGCTCAGAGATGttaagaagcaatatgatggaCCCACTGTAATTCATAATGAACACAAGGAAACTAAGCATTGTCCAGATCAGCCTCAGCCTTCCTCTCTTCCTAAGCCTTTGGGATTGGCAATGGGGGGTAGAAACATAACATTTGATGAGAAAGTGAGGGGGAGAAGATTGAGAAACAGCCAGGAGAGTCTCACAGACCCGGGTGAGACTGGCTCATCTACCGATTCCCTTAAAGAAGACGTCTCGGCTCCGGAGTCAAGCAGTCCGTTGGGTTTCAAGAATGGACAGAGCCTTATGTCAGGACATCCACCCATAGAAATGCCACCATTCAGTAACTGGACTGGAAATTTCTCTGAAACCGAAGTGTCCTCACAAGATCTTTGTGATCTGAACAAAGAGCATTTGAGACCATCCAAAATAATTCTTTCTCCACTCCAGTCCACTGATATGAATCCTCCTCTGGAGCACAGTGTAGACTCCATGTCCTTAAGGGCAGCTAATCGGATTGACAGAGATTGTTTGGATTACAGTGTGGTGGGGAGAAGGGGGCGGTCAGAAAGGCTTCAGAGGAACCTGAGCGATAGCGGGCTGTTGGAGACCATGGTGTCAGACAGCACCTCTGTCCACTCCATGAAGTCCACCTATAGCGTACTGAACCCTATCAGACCGAGGGATGTGAGGAACAG GAGCTTTCTAGAGGGCAGTGTTCTGGGAAACGGTGCCTTGCTGGGGGCGGAAGAGCTCGACCGCTACTTTCCAGAGAGACGGCTTGGTATCTACATTGCCACATGGAACATGCAGGGAGAGAAG GGGCTTCCATACAACCTAGATGATCTGTTGCTCCCAACCGATACAGACTTTGCACAGGATGTCTACGTTATTGGAGTTCAGGAAGGTTGCCCAGATAG GAGGGAGTGGGAGATCCGTCTGCAGGAAGCGCTTGGGCCGTATTATGTCATGCTGTACGCAGCAGCCCATGGAGTTCTCTATCTCACTGTATTTGTCCGAAGGGACCTCATATGGTTCTGTTCAG AGGTAGAACATGCTACAGTCACCACACGAATTATATCACAGATTAAGACTAAAGGAGCTGTCGGTGTTGGCTTTACTTTCTTTGGGACATCTTTCCTCTTCATCACATCCCATTTCACCT ccGGAGATTCTAAACTATATGAGAGGATCTTAGACTATAACAAGATCATAGAAGCTTTAGCTCTCCCTAGAAACCTTCCTGATACCAACCCTTACCGATCTACAAACT CTGATGTCACAACCCGTTTTGATGAAGTTTTCTGGTTTGGAGACTTCAACTTCCGCCTGAATAAAGATAGAGGAGAGGTGGATGCCATTTTGAATCAGGTTGTAGGTGCAGACATGAGCCCTCTGTTACAGCATGACCAGCTGTCTAAAGAGATGAAGGAAG GTTCCATTTTTAAAGGGTTTCAGGAAGCACCTATTCACTTTCCTCCTACTTACAAGTTTGACATTGGTTGTGATGTCTATGACACCACTACAAAGCAGAGAACGCCTTCATATACT GATCGAATTATTTATCGAAACAGACAAGCAGATGACATTAAAGTGGTCAAGTACAATTCTTGCTCCTCTATTAAGACGTCAGATCACCGGCCTGTCATCGGCATGTTTCAGGTCAAACTTCGTCCTGGTAGAGATAA CATTCCTTTGGGTGCTGGGCTGTTTGACAGGAGTCTGTACCTAGAGGGAATCAAAAGGAGAATCACCAGAGAACTTAAGAAGAGAGAGGCAGCCATGAAAAATCAGAATAACAGCACTGTTTGCACCATTTCCTGA